The stretch of DNA GGTCGTGCAGACCGCAACCCGCGGACGCCGCTTGAGGCGCGCAACGTCCGACTCGGTGAGCGTCATCTCGACCGAGTCCGAGGGCATTGAATCGCTGCGCGACACCCGCCGGCACTCCATGCCCATGACCGAGCTCAGTGGCGACATGACGGTTCCGGACGGCAAGACGACGTGGGGCGACGGCATCGGCGGCGCATACAAGGGGAcgagcgacagcgacggtGTGACAGGCATGGAGGactgggaggaggacagcCCGTATGCCGAAGTGCGCGCGAGTGTGTCCAACATCGATGACCCCGACATGCCCGCCCTCACGCTCCGGTCCTTCCTACTGGGCATGGTGCTGTGCATGACATGCTCGGCCGGCAACACCTTCCTCAGCTTCCGCAACCCCTCCCCACAGTtccccatcctcatcgtGCAGATCATCGCTTACCCGATTGGCAAGTTCTTGGCGTGGTCCCTCCCACTCCACGAGTACCACGCTCCCCACTGGCTGGGCGGCTTCCGCTTCAGCCTCAACCCCTGTCCATTCAACGTCAAGGAGCACACGATCATTGTCATGATGGCCACCGTGGCCATTCTTCCCGCGTACGGACTGTACTCGATCACCTCGCTGGACCTGTTCTACAAGACTCCTCTAGGCATCGGCTTCAACTTCACATACATTCTCGCCACCCAGGTGACCGGTCTGACGATCGCAGGTATTGCGCGCCGCTTCGTTGTGTGGCCGGCATCCATGCTGTGGCCAGGTGTGCTCgtctccaccaccatccTCAACACATTGCATGCCGACTCGGACATTGGCACTGGCGGCATGAGCCGCCAGCGCTTCTTCATGATCATGTcgatcttggccttcttctaCTACTTCCTTCCGGGCTACCTGTTCTCCGCCCTGTCATACTTCTCCTACGCGACTTGGATCGCGCCTCGCAACCACGTCGTCAACCAGCTCATGGGTGTCCGGACAGGGATGGGCATGGGTATCCTCTGCTTCGACTGGGCTCAGATCTCGTGGGTCGGCTCTCCTCTCGCTGCCCCGTGGTGGGCCCAGGTCAACATTGGCATCGGTTTCCTCATCTTCTACTGGCTTATCACCCCGCTCATGTACTACACCAACGTGAGCAACTAAAGTTTCCccgctgacgccaggtcTGGTACACGCGGTTCCTACCAATCTCTGCTGTGCAACCGGCAGACCGCTTCCAGAACGTGTATGACGTCGAAAAGGTCCTCGGAACGGACAACAAGCTTAATCTCACCGCATATGCTGCATATTCGCCCGTGTACCTTACGGCGTCATTCACCATGACATACATGCTCGCGTTTGCCCTCACCACTTCGCTTATCGTGTACACGGCCCTCGTACACGGGCCCCGCCTGTGGCGCATCTTGTGGAGAATGTCGACCGAGCCCGACGACATCCACATGAAGCTCATGAAGAAGTACCGCGAAGTCCCTGATTGGTGGTATGGCACAAtcttcttggcctgcgTCGCGATGGGCGTTGTAAGCGTCAAAGTGTTCAATACCGGACTCCCCGTCTGGGGCTACTTTGTTGCCGTTGCCATGGCCTGGACGTACATTGTACCGGTCGCAATCATCTTCGCCATGTCCAATCTCGAGCCGACGTTCAACCTCATTGCCGAGCTGATTCCGGGCTACGCCTTCCCCGGCCAGCCAATCCCTGGCATGGTATGTGCAACGTCTCTGTTtcgctgacgccaggtgTTCAAGACCTTTGCCGTTCAGACCCTCGCCGAGTCGCTCTACTTCACACGCGACATGAAGCTCGGACATTACATGAAGGTCCCGCCGCGCTCCATGTTCATCTGTCAGATGGTTGCTTGCTCGCTCTCGTGCCTTGTTCAGGTCGGCGTGAAAGAGTGGATGTTCCGCACCATTCCCGACCTCTGCCAACCCGGTCAGCGTGCGCAGCTCATCTGCCAGAACGCGTACACCAGCTTCACCGCTAGCATCATTTGGTACGTCTCGTGTTGCTATTGtcgctgacaacaggggTCTCATCGGACCTGCCCGACTCTTCTCCAAGGGCGGCATTTACAATCCGCAGTTGTGGATGAtgctcgtcggcgctgtTGTGCCAATCCCGTTCTGGCTGTACTGCCGGCGCTACCCCCAGTCGATTGTACGCCACATCAACCCTTCGATCGTCTTCGCCGTGTGTCTTTCGATCCCTCCTGCATCCGGTATCAACATTGCGTCCTTCCTTGCTGTTGGGTTCGTGTTCCAGTTCTGGATGCGCCGCTACTACTTTGCGTGGTGGGCACGATACAACTATGTCCTGAGTGCCTCGCTCGACGTTGGCACCATCGctggcctcctcgtcatcttcctctgcctccgcctccccaAGGCTGATCTCGTGTGGTGGGGCAACACGGTGTACCAGAGGACCCTCGACTGGATGGGCGAGGCACGCGACAATCTCCCCGAAGGCAAGCTCTCCTTCGGTCCCGACACGTGGAAGCTCTAGGCTGCGACCATCTATCCATTCCAACTATTGTCTCTCGTGTAGCTTGTGTGTATTTATCTTTGGGCTTTGTGTCTCCGCACCCACCACACCCGGGGTGCCGCTGGGGGCTGGCCTCCAGCCTCTTGTCGTATGCAATCATGGCGGAGCTATATTAGAACTCACCAACACTTGTTTTGAGGGAGACCGTCTCAGATGGGGCAACCGACCTCAGCATGTCCTTGCGTCAGACGGCGGATGGCGGCCGCTAGTAGATGAACTCCCTCTCTAAACGCGATAAGAGCAGCCCCTCGACCTGTTGCCACAGGCGTTCATCGTGGCACTTGGAAGGGTGTGAGATTACAATGCAAGGTTGCCTTTGGTAGCAAGAGATCATCCACCTCTGCTGCTGGGACCAACACCCAACCTCGCAGACCGACTGCCCATATCCCGCCAACCCAACTTGCATGCATGTGAACATGGCGGAAACCAGCTAATTCATCACCTGGCCTGTCGCATGGGGTTTCAAGACGAGACACAGCAACAGTTGCACCTGACATGTCAGGCATGAGACATCTGACACATTCCCAGGCTATCTTTAAACATGATCGACAacgaccgcctcgtcgtaATTGTCTTGGATGGTCCGATCGAAGTGTGGAATGCATACTGCGTACTGACGTGCCGCGGAGATCACAGAGCTTGCCGCCGTGGTCGGTGGCGGCCAAGACGTCCTAACGGTCTGGATacaccgacgtcgacgttgcATGGACATCGATGTTGACCCCTTCGCAGATCGTATGCTATCCAATACATGTATAGTACATCTACGCTTCGTCTAGACTTCGAgcccgtcgtcctcctccaccttgccACCATGATCGAacttgcgcttgcgcacGACATCGCCCCTAGCGTCGCGGGACACCTTCTCACGAAGGGCCTCAACATCCACTCCATCGCCCTCCCGCGCCCACTCGCACACAAGGTGACGTCCAAGCAAGTGGGTgtgcttgagcgcgtccatGGCCCGCTGGGCTTCGGCATGCGTCGTAAACTCGAGGAATGCGAAACCACGCGAACTCGCCGCTCCAGTGGCCGAAAGCGTGCTCTTCTTGGGAACGCGCAGGCTCTTGAGTGTCCCATATGCGCTGAAGAGGGCACGTACGTCCTTTTTCCCGGCCTCGAAGGGCAAGTTCTTGACAAGAAGCTTGGTGCTCTTCGTACCGCCCATCTCGACCTTCTTGTCTTCCTTCTCTTCGACGCCACGCTGGGCAAACTTGGCTTCCAAGGTATGCCCGTCCACCTCGAAACCGTGTAGGCCCGCGAGGGCCTGCTGAGCCTCCTTCTTTGTCTTGAACCCCACAAAGCCGTAGCCCATCGACAGGCGCTCGCCCGGCCGCTTCGGGTCCGGCTTGGTCTGCACGCGCGCAAAGCTGAACCCGgggagagtggagaggACGGACGAGAGGCGGgcactcgtcgtcgcccacgCCAGGTTCTTGAGGAAGAGCGTGGaccccgcctcgtcctcgggtGCAGGCTCGTCTCGCAATTCCTCCGCTGCGGCAGCGACCTTCTCAGCGAGGGCTGCCCGCTCCGCCGCTTCCTTGGACGCTGGCGTGTTCTTGGCACTGGGGTCCTTGAACATCCCCTCGGGTCCCTTCTCGAGGTACAGCACAGCGTTGCCGAGACGACGGTATGCGAGGGCGCGGAAGGCGCGCCCCGCGTCCATCGCATTCTCGAATTCGACGACACCGATAGTCCCAGCcggcgggaggaggacgcgcttgagctcgccgtGAGATGCGAAGAGGTCCTGTAGCGCGGTAATGCTCGTGCCGTAAGGAATGTTCTTCACGAGAATGACCGTCTTGGAACGCGGCACTCGCGGTTGCAGGCTGTCGAGCACAATCCCCTCCTTATCAAAGTACgccttggtctcggcgATGACGTgcgtctcggcgagggcgagcttgACGGCGGGGGAGATGTCATCATCGGCCCCGCTCAGCAGGTCCGCCTTGCTGACGCCCATACGGTCGGCCACCGATGCCGCCACAGCGTCGCTCTGTCGTTAGCCTTGAAAAGGAGGCCAGCTCACGTTCATATACAGCGTCGCCCAGTTGAGGCCCTTGGCAGTTGCCTCCGTGCGCTTGTCGTCCTGTCGGGCCTTGACGTCGCCGCgtgcctcggccgccttgccgagcACCTTGCCATCTGTCGTACCCTTGCCAGCGGCAGCTACTGTTTCCTGACcaggtcgcgcgcgtccgGGGAGCACGTGCAACAAGCGACCCTTGAACGTCATCTTGTCGAGCCTTCGCCGCGCCGTGAGCGCGTCAACGGGCTCACGGAAGAGCACGAACGCAGTACCGAGCGGCTCTCCCGTCTTCTGCGAGACGGGAAGGtgcacgtcgacgacggggcCGAACTTGCCGAACTCTTCGCGCAAGTCGTCAGCCGTCGTGACGAACGCGAGGTTGCGCACGAACAGCCGTCCCGTGGACATGATGAGCGCGTCCTCAGCATCAAGCTGGGGCTCTGATGGCCCAGcgcccacctcctcgtcgccgtccagGCGATTTTGGCGCTTAGCGAGCCATGccgcatcgtcgtcgtcgtcgtcgaccgaCTCctgctccatctcctcttgttcagcctcctccttcttgtcctgGGCGCCTGCGACCCACCCAGCCTCGCCGGGCACAGGCTCGACGGGCTTAGTCACATCGACGCCCTTCATGACTTCCATGAACTCCTTCAGtcccttcttctccttcttctcctttTTGTCCTCCTTcggcgcctcctccttgccctggTCGAGGCGTGCCCGTTTGGCTGGCTTCTCGGGCTTCGGGGCGAGCGGCTCGTCACGCACAAagtcgaccttgaccttgccgccgccgaacGCGAAGCTACCGTCGAACCATTCCTTGGCCGCAGTCGCTTCTTCCTCAGTGGCGTAACCGACGAACGCAAATCGACGCTTCGGTACAAGTTTGGTATCCGTCACCGTCGCACCCTTGAGCGTCTtgggctcggcgagcttggcgctGAAGCTCTCCGGCGACAGCCCGGGAGGAAGGTTTAGGAAGATGAGGCGCGACCTATTGTCAGGACTGAAGGTTGAGGGTGGCTTACATGTCGTTGTCGGTTGTCCTCTGGGTGGTGTGAACTTGAAACTTGGAACTTGTCGTCACAACAAATCTGTGGAGATGGACTCAACTCTGGTGGCAAATCCTCATTCAGGCACAGTGCCTGATTCAACTCTCGCGTGGCGGTGGCCGTCAAAATCGTGAATTTTGTTGAACATGGCCAAACTCCGACGCCGATTGATTAGGGATTAATGTTTCAGAATTAATTCCAGAATAATCCCAGTTGGCAGGCTGCAGCCCAGCGCCTGGCGGTGCGGGGTGTGCCATCGAGTTGGGCGTTCGCAACTGTTCTGGTGACCACCAACCCTAAAAATGCCTGGCGTCCGCGACATCTCGTGAGTGCCAGTGACGACcacaccgacgacgacacgcgcgcgcgctccgACGCGAGAGAAACCGGCGGGAGGAAGGACGgcggagtggaggaggcagTCTGAGCGGAAATTTGCCTCCAGACGTCGCCTTGAACTGCACGGGTGGTGTGCAGGTGtgttggcgcgcgcgaggagtGTGCGCCGGCAGTGAAGAAGTCATGAGAttgggcgaggaggcgcacgCGCTGTCGTTGTGGTATCGCCGCGGATGAACGCTGACCTAGCGCCTTTGGCTCGACTTGCTCTcgatctcgatctcgatTCTCGCGCGATCTTCAtcatcccctcccctcgACATTCCCGACCTTCGTTCCCACCCCTTGTTTGAATTGTCGCGATTCCCACTACTACGCTTTCTCCATACAGCGCTGAGGACTTCATCAAGGCCTACTCGGCCCACCTTAAGCGCTcgggcaagctcgagatCCCCACCTGGGTTGACATTGTCAAGACTGGTCCCCAGAAGGAGCTCGCGCCCTACGACCCGGACTGGTTCTACGTCCGTGCCGGTGAGTAGATACAGACGCAGGTGTTGGCGGCGCGTGACTTGCAATTTGGGTGGCGCCAAATTATTCTCTTCCTCCGGAAGCTAACCCTGCAGCTGCCATCGCCCGCCACATCTACCTCCGCAagcacgtcggcgtcggcgcgcttgcCAAGCTCCACGGCACCAAGCACCGCCGCGGAGTCCGCCCCGGCCACCACCGCGACTCGGCCACTGGTGTCGAGCGCAACGTTGTTCAGGCTCTCGAGAAGATCGGTGTTCTTGAAGGCCACCCCAACGGTGGCCGCAAGATCTCGCAGGACGGCatgcgcgacctcgaccgcatcGCCACCGCTGTCCTCGAGACCCAgcgtgacgaggaggaggaggaggcggagtcTGAgagcgactcggactcggactcggactcggacgacaGCGACTAGGCGTCTCGCTGCTAGCGGGTTCTAGGTGTATGCGATTCTATCACATTCCGGTGGGggttgtggttgtgtgACAAGTGTCACAGTGAAGAGAACAAAGCGAGAGGAGGTACGGCGACATGTGGATGTGTTGGCGTCAGCACCCGTGGAGCAATGCGGACACTTTGGTCAGATTGGTGTATTGTGTGCGCAAGTGGTTCACTCATTCCGTCATTAAATACTCCCCTACTGACCATCCATCGCGAGTGGCACAACGCAAATGTTACCAATATCATACCATACGGGCTACATGCTGGGAATCGACTACAACGGTGGTGACAAGTGCAAAGGCAGGGCGAGGGCCACAACTGTGAGAGTGTTCATCAAGAGTCCTGGGTGAGGCGGATGGGGTGTAGGCCACAGGATGTTACCAAACCAGTAGGCCGTCTTCCGTACGCCTAACGAGCCCGGGAGACGGCTTGGGCAAGGCACCAGAATACGCGCTCCCGTCCCAACTCGCCTCGCGGCTCATAGCAACACCGCCAACGCGAGGGACAGTGAGCGAGTTTCGGTGAGTTGTGCTGAGGCTGATACTGGTAGAGCGGCTGAGGTCCAACGACTCGCGCCAAGCGGAGCGGATCGTtgcctcctcttcctcttcttcagACTCATCTGAACAatcctccctctcttcaCAGGAGAGGGACGACACAGACGAGCTGGCGGACAGCGTTCCCCGCTGCCACAAGTATAGCCACATCGAGAaggggacgaggacgagggccaGCACCCGCGCCAGGGctgagagggagaggccTGCACAGCGACGGCGTTCCGGTTCTAGCGCAAGCgacggcgttggcgttTCGTGTAGGTGGATCGGTGACGCGAGTGCCAGTAAAGTCTCTGGCTCGTTTGGCTCGAGAGCTGTACTCAAATAAGGTTGCCGTGACTTGAGGCGGATGGGTGACGCGAGTCCGGGGTTTCCGGATTCTGTCGCTGGGAGACGGCGTTCGAGCTCGCATTGCCTTACATGTGGCCTGGACTCGAGGTGGAGCGTGCGCGATGTGCTCTCGGATTCGGGGAGGGAGCGGCGCGCCAGTGTACGGTGCTCCAGAGATAGGGAGGGGTTGGCATGAGAGAACGTGCTTGCGTCCAGTGAGAGTATCGGCGAACGCGGTGGGAGGGGTAGAGATGCATGGCGGAGTAACTGGACACCATCAAGATCCAGTTCGGCGGGGAAGACTAGCGGAGTGAAGCTCGGTTGGGTGGGGGTTGGCTCGCGGATGGACATCAACTCCGACTGGGTGGAGACGGggcggcgccgaggtgggGGCGGTAGGGCCGTTGGAGACGCGGGAAGCAAGGGAGACCAGTGCGGTGTGGCAGGCTGGGCTGGCGGGGTCCAGTTCACCGCGGATGAGGGAGGGAAGCGTGGTGACTGTGGCGGCCGGAGCGCCAGTTCCACCATCTCTACTTCGGGGTCGGGAGAGCGCGGCATCGATGCGCGCTGAGGGTCAATGGGCATCGTGTCATCGAGGCCTCCGCCttcgtcaacctcgagtTTGGTGACGCCAGTCAGTCCCAGGCCGCACATGGTGTTAGACATTACTGAATCTGAAGGGGATGCCAGGTTGTATTATATCCAGACAAAGCTGATACACTCAGCGTGAGGTCAGTACACATTAGTTTGACTGCGGAGCGACCAGAGTGGCCAGAGTGGCCAgagtggggtgggtggcaaGAGTGGGGTGGATGgacggagaggagagaggagggtTATTATCAATGTGCATAGTTGAGTTTGTACCTCGTACCTATGCCATCATGAATTTCCGCCCAGTTGTTCCCGCTTTCATGTTACTTTACCTCTGCCACTGCCCTTGAAGGAAAGCTAGCAAGAGCACTGCGCTGAGCACTGCACTGAGCACTGCATATGAGCTTGTGCGTCTTTAACTTTTATAGCCTGGGTCCTACCTagctctcgccctccccgaACCCGATTCCCGTCATGTCGACAACCTTGATTCCAACATTGCTCTTCTCATAGTCTCACCCGCATCTCGAAACCAgccttccctctcctctcccacctACCACCACCCTCCTTTCAATTCACCCATGAAGTTCAACTGCTTCAAGGACCCAGACCCAGAATCAGGCCCCCCCGTCTCTAGGACAGGGTGCATCTTCTGCGACGTGACACGCGACAAGGGCTTCGACGTCGTTTACGAGGTGCGTCGCTCGTGCTGTTTAACTGGTCCTGGGAGCGTAACTGGCGGGAGGCGTTCCTACAAGTCCCCGGGACCTGGCGGCAGCACAACACTACACCTTATCTTGGATCGTGGCGTTCTGATTGCA from Cutaneotrichosporon cavernicola HIS019 DNA, chromosome: 7b encodes:
- a CDS encoding uncharacterized protein (OPT oligopeptide transporter protein); the protein is MSHPDERPGEDGPIDFTRPRTPSTPASDYASPSYDHGLPLDAAAPSEPQDGLGYGHAPHAMLPEEEGRSVPQISLAEASPRPPPLALANARSVSFQSDGPEPMNHPLVDPPLHSPVTLDAPSPATHEGSSTSILLPQNPPDSGGGWRVPAAMLRPDTADVDDDTDYPTREFDAEELSDSGKSSEAEDDVFAFNRPTTARAATGPPATTSRKRKRLVTTPGTAPYAGIDMAGHMQDIDYDPTHPPIFSGRFNLNNEPFNRFRQWKDEQNASTSGTTAVSPRPATQMTAMSAVSSAPPPTGDTEAVVQTATRGRRLRRATSDSVSVISTESEGIESLRDTRRHSMPMTELSGDMTVPDGKTTWGDGIGGAYKGTSDSDGVTGMEDWEEDSPYAEVRASVSNIDDPDMPALTLRSFLLGMVLCMTCSAGNTFLSFRNPSPQFPILIVQIIAYPIGKFLAWSLPLHEYHAPHWLGGFRFSLNPCPFNVKEHTIIVMMATVAILPAYGLYSITSLDLFYKTPLGIGFNFTYILATQVTGLTIAGIARRFVVWPASMLWPGVLVSTTILNTLHADSDIGTGGMSRQRFFMIMSILAFFYYFLPGYLFSALSYFSYATWIAPRNHVVNQLMGVRTGMGMGILCFDWAQISWVGSPLAAPWWAQVNIGIGFLIFYWLITPLMYYTNVWYTRFLPISAVQPADRFQNVYDVEKVLGTDNKLNLTAYAAYSPVYLTASFTMTYMLAFALTTSLIVYTALVHGPRLWRILWRMSTEPDDIHMKLMKKYREVPDWWYGTIFLACVAMGVVSVKVFNTGLPVWGYFVAVAMAWTYIVPVAIIFAMSNLEPTFNLIAELIPGYAFPGQPIPGMVFKTFAVQTLAESLYFTRDMKLGHYMKVPPRSMFICQMVACSLSCLVQVGVKEWMFRTIPDLCQPGQRAQLICQNAYTSFTASIIWGLIGPARLFSKGGIYNPQLWMMLVGAVVPIPFWLYCRRYPQSIVRHINPSIVFAVCLSIPPASGINIASFLAVGFVFQFWMRRYYFAWWARYNYVLSASLDVGTIAGLLVIFLCLRLPKADLVWWGNTVYQRTLDWMGEARDNLPEGKLSFGPDTWKL
- the MRD1 gene encoding uncharacterized protein (RNA recognition motif), whose translation is MFNKIHDFDGHRHARVESGTRTTDNDMSRLIFLNLPPGLSPESFSAKLAEPKTLKGATVTDTKLVPKRRFAFVGYATEEEATAAKEWFDGSFAFGGGKVKVDFVRDEPLAPKPEKPAKRARLDQGKEEAPKEDKKEKKEKKGLKEFMEVMKGVDVTKPVEPVPGEAGWVAGAQDKKEEAEQEEMEQESVDDDDDDAAWLAKRQNRLDGDEEVGAGPSEPQLDAEDALIMSTGRLFVRNLAFVTTADDLREEFGKFGPVVDVHLPVSQKTGEPLGTAFVLFREPVDALTARRRLDKMTFKGRLLHVLPGRARPGQETVAAAGKGTTDGKVLGKAAEARGDVKARQDDKRTEATAKGLNWATLYMNSDAVAASVADRMGVSKADLLSGADDDISPAVKLALAETHVIAETKAYFDKEGIVLDSLQPRVPRSKTVILVKNIPYGTSITALQDLFASHGELKRVLLPPAGTIGVVEFENAMDAGRAFRALAYRRLGNAVLYLEKGPEGMFKDPSAKNTPASKEAAERAALAEKVAAAAEELRDEPAPEDEAGSTLFLKNLAWATTSARLSSVLSTLPGFSFARVQTKPDPKRPGERLSMGYGFVGFKTKKEAQQALAGLHGFEVDGHTLEAKFAQRGVEEKEDKKVEMGGTKSTKLLVKNLPFEAGKKDVRALFSAYGTLKSLRVPKKSTLSATGAASSRGFAFLEFTTHAEAQRAMDALKHTHLLGRHLVCEWAREGDGVDVEALREKVSRDARGDVVRKRKFDHGGKVEEDDGLEV
- the RPS19A gene encoding uncharacterized protein (Ribosomal protein S19e), producing MPGVRDISAEDFIKAYSAHLKRSGKLEIPTWVDIVKTGPQKELAPYDPDWFYVRAAAIARHIYLRKHVGVGALAKLHGTKHRRGVRPGHHRDSATGVERNVVQALEKIGVLEGHPNGGRKISQDGMRDLDRIATAVLETQRDEEEEEAESESDSDSDSDSDDSD